Sequence from the Spirochaetae bacterium HGW-Spirochaetae-1 genome:
CATTAAGACCGGCGGCCTCCATAATGCGCTGTGCCATAACTCTCCGGGAACCCGTTCCTATGGACATGGGCTTTGCCCCGGCATATTTTTCCACAATGGCAAAAACCGGTTCAATGACCCTGACCCGGTCTATCATGGTCATGAAGGCCTCTTCCTTCAGGCGGACCGTTTCCCGGGGATCCAGGTTCCAGCCCAGGCGTTCGTTGATGAGCAGGGTTATTTTCCCCGTTGGAATGCCGGCATATTCATAAAAAAGGTATTCAGGATAGTCATGGCCCTGGGCTGCCACGGCCTCCTTCCAGGCGACAAGATGGAGGGGCATGGAGTCAACCAGGGTTCCGTCCAGGTCAAAGATGAGGCCCTGCACATCCTGCAAAACCGGAATATCAATGCTCTTACTGTTCATAATGCTGCTCATTTATCCTCACCGGCACGCCATGTCTCCCATAGATCGGGTGTATACCCCACGGAGGCGTGGGAACCAAACCGCACAACAGGTGTTTTTATAAGGCGAGGATCATCAAGGATGGTTTCTTCGATATCATGACGTATATGGGCGAGACCCCGGTCAGTATATGCCTTGCAGTCCCTGTCGATCAGGTTCTCCAACGGTACTGACCGCTTTACATTCTGCAGCTCGCCCCTGCTCATGGCCTTCTGCGCGAGGTCGACAAAATGAGGCTGGGTGCCCCGTTCCTTGAAATAACGCAGGGCCTTCTGGGTGTCGCGACATTTTTTAGTGCCGAATATCTGTATGTTCATCTTATTCTCAGTAAAACAATTGTTCAATGCATGAGCATTATTGGCTATATATCTGATGCTGCTGGTAATGGAGAAAAAACAATCAGAGAAGGACCGACCGGTCCTTAGAAGGGCTTTCAGCCCCCGCCCGAATGCGAGCACTGATGTGATGACGAGTGGCTTGCAAAGGCTGACATCAGTTTCTCGGTTTTTGATGATTGACATTGCGGGCATTGGGCTTTGAAATCTCCCATCTTCCGCAATTCGGAAAAGGCGTGTCCGCAGGCATTGCATTTAAATTCATAGATTGGCATGGCAAACCTTATTTATTTAGTTTTTTAGAAATTGCTAATATTCTATAACTCTGACAATTGTCAATCTTTTTCTAAAAAAATAAAATGTCAAGAATGATCATGATCATGATCGTGGTCATGATCATGATCATAATGTTCCAGGGCAGTCAGGGTCAACTCACCCTTTTTAACGTTTTTCAGTGAACATAATTTATCGGCGATTGCTTTTACATCTCCCGTTTTCCCGCGCAGAATAAGGACCTCGAGGCAGTTATGCTCGTCGAGATGAATATGCGTCGCCGAGACTATGCTTTTGAAATACTGGTGCTGTATTTCGTTGAGTTTATCGGAAATCTCCCTGACTTCATGGCTGTAGACCAGGGTCAGCGTGCCGATAGATTCCGATTCCGGGTCCGCGATCTCATTGTTATCCAGCATATAACGGATGAGGTCCCGTATGGCTTCGGACCTGTTGACATATCCCTTTTCCTCTATGAGATTATCGAATTTTTGTAACAGTCTGTCATCGATGGAAACACCGAATCTGGTAATATTATGCATGCATCCCCTCCGAGCATCATCAGACAGGAAGCCCTTCAGAATATCCGGGCCCCGGTCACGGTATATTCAGCATTACAGCGACTGAAGCCGCTTTTCCAACCACTGAATCCAGGGCGCCAGGTTCGGCCCCTTCGTACAGGACATTTCAAAAAGCGGAATGGAGGCGTTAAGATTTTTTACATCCTCCAGGAAAGACGCCCTGTTAAAATTTGTATATTGTTCCAGATCAGTCTTGTTCAGAATGACGGCCTCGGACTCCCTGAAAAGCAGGGGATACTTAGCCGGCTTATCATCGCCCTCGGTCACGCTGATTATGGCAATCTTGGCATGCTCCCCGATGTCGAATTCCGCGGGACATACCAGGTTGCCCACGTTCTCAATGAATATCATATCAAGGGAATCGAGGTCGAAGCCATTCAGAGACTGCTCGATGCTCAGGGCCTCGAGATG
This genomic interval carries:
- a CDS encoding nickel-responsive transcriptional regulator NikR; amino-acid sequence: MHNITRFGVSIDDRLLQKFDNLIEEKGYVNRSEAIRDLIRYMLDNNEIADPESESIGTLTLVYSHEVREISDKLNEIQHQYFKSIVSATHIHLDEHNCLEVLILRGKTGDVKAIADKLCSLKNVKKGELTLTALEHYDHDHDHDHDHDHS
- a CDS encoding zinc ribbon domain-containing protein; amino-acid sequence: MPIYEFKCNACGHAFSELRKMGDFKAQCPQCQSSKTEKLMSAFASHSSSHQCSHSGGG
- a CDS encoding ArsC family transcriptional regulator, whose product is MNIQIFGTKKCRDTQKALRYFKERGTQPHFVDLAQKAMSRGELQNVKRSVPLENLIDRDCKAYTDRGLAHIRHDIEETILDDPRLIKTPVVRFGSHASVGYTPDLWETWRAGEDK
- the hypB gene encoding hydrogenase accessory protein HypB, translated to MEITVMKNIFGANAEKAGELRALLKQKKVLMVNLIGSPGAGKTTILEKTIEELNKKYKVAVIEGDVATDRDARRLQKYEVPITLINTDGACHLEALSIEQSLNGFDLDSLDMIFIENVGNLVCPAEFDIGEHAKIAIISVTEGDDKPAKYPLLFRESEAVILNKTDLEQYTNFNRASFLEDVKNLNASIPLFEMSCTKGPNLAPWIQWLEKRLQSL
- a CDS encoding phosphatase, giving the protein MSSIMNSKSIDIPVLQDVQGLIFDLDGTLVDSMPLHLVAWKEAVAAQGHDYPEYLFYEYAGIPTGKITLLINERLGWNLDPRETVRLKEEAFMTMIDRVRVIEPVFAIVEKYAGAKPMSIGTGSRRVMAQRIMEAAGLNEYFPILVAADDVERHKPEPETFLRCAELMGTAPHRCQVFEDGDAGLQAALRAGMIATDIRPYLV